Sequence from the Propionispora vibrioides genome:
TGATCACGTTCTTTTCCAGTTTCCAGAAAAAGAAGCAATGGACCGCTTCCCTGGCGGCCAACAGCCCGGCAAACAACAGACCAAGCCATTGACTGCCGGTTATACTGAACAGGATATAAAAAACGGCGAGGCTAAACAGAATGCCCGCCGGGCGGATATAGCGAAAATAGGTGTATTGCTGCAAGAACTTTCCATGATGATGATGCAAATGGTGCTGCTCCATATGGCGCAGACGTTCATGAAACTCCCGGCGCCTTTGCCGCGCCGCTTTGCACCGTAGACCGTCATGCCCACGCGGCCCCTGTCCAATCATGATTCTTCACTCTTTTCCTAAAGCTTCCTTCTATAGTGTATTATAGGGCAAAACAGGCGGAGGTGCAAAACACTTTCCGCCCGCTCCGCCCAATCTAAAATTGTAACCGTACACGATAGGCGATTGCCTTGTGCTTGCACTTTCTCTTGCAGGCACCGCAGCGATTGCACAGAACCGTTCTGATTTGCGGTATGCCCGACTCGGTTACCTGAATAGCCCCTGCCGGGCA
This genomic interval carries:
- a CDS encoding 4Fe-4S dicluster domain-containing protein, producing MQLKQYYIKPDLCAGCQACLAVCPAGAIQVTESGIPQIRTVLCNRCGACKRKCKHKAIAYRVRLQF